Genomic window (Ancylothrix sp. D3o):
AGCCGGAGTCATCGCCGGCCTATCAGTTGCAGCCAGAGTCTTCCATCTGTTAAATAGCAAAGTTGAATTCCTGCCAACTGTAGAGGAAAGTCAATGGTGTGAGCCTAAGCAAGTCGTGGCACAGATCACCGGCCCCCTTGATGCCCTACTCATGGGCGAACGTGTCGCCCTCAACCTAACCATGCGTCTGAGTGGCATTGCCACCCTCACTCATAAATATGTCCAACAACTAGTCGGCTTGCCAGTTCAACTTGTCGATACCCGCAAAACCACCCCTGGTCTGAGACTATTAGAAAAATATGCAACCCAAGTCGGAGGAGCCAGAAACCACCGTATGGGCCTAGATGATGCCGTAATGATCAAAGACAACCACATAGCAGCCGCCGGCAGCATTGGCGAAGCCATCAGACGCATCCGCGCTCAAATTCCCTACCCTCTCACAATAGAAGTAGAAACAGAAACCATTACCCAAGTCAGAGAAGCCCTCCAGCATCAACCAAATATCATCATGCTCGACAATATGCCCCTTGACCTGATGCGGGAAGCTGTCCAACTGATTCGCACCGACCAGCCCCACATTAAAATAGAAGCTTCTGGCAACATCACCCTAGATACGCTTCGTCCTGTAGCCGAAACCGGCGTAGACTACATTTCCACTAGCGCCCCCATAACCCGGTCATCATGGTTAGATTTAAGCATGAAGCTTACACCCCCCAGCCCTAACCCCCAATAAAAAAACAAAACCCGAAGTTATTAGCAAGCCTCTAACTTCGGGTTTTTATAACTCTTGTCCGATTTACTTAGAAATAAAATGCACCCAAAAGCTGCCATCTGGAATACAAGTCCGGCGGATCATCCGATAAGAGTAATTCAAATAAGCCCCCTTCAAATCTGTCCGATACCCATCCGGAAACCACTCCCCATAAGGATCATGGACTATAAAACCATCATCGACATAACCCACTAAAACAATAATGTGACCAAAAGACGTAAAATATCCGTGTATCACTGCTGGTTTACCATCAGCCAGCCAGTCTTGCACTTCTTCAATAGTTGCATTATCGGTAAAATCATCCTTGCAACCATAAGCTTTCACAATCCGAGCCAAATCATAAGGATCGTGTCTGCTTAAACCATTTCTTTCAGCATATTGATAAAGCTCATCTTCAAATTGCCCCTGCTTTGACTTGCGTGCTGCCCCCAAAAACTCCAAACACATCGCCAAAGAGGTGACATTACAAGACCCGGTTGGGTTATACCAATTATCAAGCTGCGATTTGTAAGGCACATTTAGCTTAACTGTTTTTGGTTTTGGTTTCGGATAAAGCTGTTGAACTTTGCTAGCAGATTGCTGTGTTATTTTTATATGCTCACCAAAAAGATACCATATTTTAGAATTTTTGAAAGAATCTTTTCTAAAGGTAACTCGGACATGATTACGAACTACCTCATAAGAAACAAGATCAAATTTTTTACCTTGTTCTATCGAGTGCTTTTCTGCATCACTCAATTGAGAGTTGGCAAGGGGTCTAGCCTTTAAAAGCGTAGCTTTAACAATTTCCAAAACTGGAGAAGCAGCCGGAATATCTGTCCGCTTTGCTTCGATCAATTTCGTAGAAGTTTCTGCGCCTAAATATCCAGGTTCTTGACATTGCATTAAAGATTGAAACCGATTCAAAGCTGCTGATGAAATCGGGCCAAATCTACCGTCTGCCGGTGGTTCAAGGAAACCTAAATCAATTAGCCGCACTTGAATCTGACGTGACAGTTCGGCATCGGCAGCGATTGCATTGACATCATACCTAATATTTTTGCCCAAAAAGTCTTGTAATTTCATTTATCCTACCTACCTTGCCAATCAAAGGCGCTTATCATAGTTGCTAAGCTACAGATTGCAGCCATTATATCTTCCCACAGGAAGTACAACAATTGGCTGTCCCCAATACTTAGTGAACTCTCACGATTATGCTGAAGCATTCGCAAGCATCTGGAAAGCGGGTACAGTCCTGTCTTTGACATTCATTATCAATCGCTTGAGATCGGGACGATTTCTTACACCCAGAAACATATTTAGGGTGAGATTCTCCCATCAGTCTACTCACAAATAATAAAAGCGGAGTGAGCAAAAAATGTTCACTCCGCCTTCTTATAACTAAATACTTCTGTCAAAAGTTGCTTTATACAAAGCATTGCTTGCAAGAAGCTTAGAAAGTGAAGGTGGTTCTGATAGTTCCTACAACGTCTGTTTCGTTACTATCGTTATGATCGGGATTGGTAATCACAAACACCCCTGGAGTGATAGAAATATTGTCAGTCACTTGATAGCGATAAAAGGCTTCAAAGTGCATAGAGGTGTCGCTGTCTTCACGAGTGCTCACATCATTGTCGGTGACTTTTGGCGGCATCCCAACCACGAAACCAAGCAAGTTACCTTTTTTGCCTAAGTCAGCCAGACCCAGCGTTACTGCCCAGTTCCAGAGTGTGGCTTCGTTATCAGTGTTCTCATTCATCACTTTACTGTAACCGGCCCACCCAGACAGACTAAAGCGAGAGCTTGCCTTGAGGCTGGCTTGGACACCAAAATGATTCCCAGAAGTTGGGGCGCCGTTAAAGGGGTTGTTAGCGAAGTTACTGCCGGTGCCAGCAGAAACGTTGCGCCCATCACGGTTATAAGAATGAGCATAGGTCACACCTAAAGCAAAGGCATCACTGGGGCGGAAGGTTAGTTGACCTAAAGCCGCATAAGAACCTCTGAAAAAGCCACCACTATTAGGCGGTTCAAAATCTGGGTTGCTGCCGTTGGGGGCTAAATAACCGGCTGTAATCCCAAAT
Coding sequences:
- the nadC gene encoding carboxylating nicotinate-nucleotide diphosphorylase codes for the protein MVLDPLLQAWLLEDIGRGDRTTQSLLLAHTPPAKAEWVVKEAGVIAGLSVAARVFHLLNSKVEFLPTVEESQWCEPKQVVAQITGPLDALLMGERVALNLTMRLSGIATLTHKYVQQLVGLPVQLVDTRKTTPGLRLLEKYATQVGGARNHRMGLDDAVMIKDNHIAAAGSIGEAIRRIRAQIPYPLTIEVETETITQVREALQHQPNIIMLDNMPLDLMREAVQLIRTDQPHIKIEASGNITLDTLRPVAETGVDYISTSAPITRSSWLDLSMKLTPPSPNPQ
- a CDS encoding C39 family peptidase → MKLQDFLGKNIRYDVNAIAADAELSRQIQVRLIDLGFLEPPADGRFGPISSAALNRFQSLMQCQEPGYLGAETSTKLIEAKRTDIPAASPVLEIVKATLLKARPLANSQLSDAEKHSIEQGKKFDLVSYEVVRNHVRVTFRKDSFKNSKIWYLFGEHIKITQQSASKVQQLYPKPKPKTVKLNVPYKSQLDNWYNPTGSCNVTSLAMCLEFLGAARKSKQGQFEDELYQYAERNGLSRHDPYDLARIVKAYGCKDDFTDNATIEEVQDWLADGKPAVIHGYFTSFGHIIVLVGYVDDGFIVHDPYGEWFPDGYRTDLKGAYLNYSYRMIRRTCIPDGSFWVHFISK